A stretch of DNA from Gimesia chilikensis:
CCGACCGGTCTGACAAACCTGCAACGGATCAAAGAGCATATTACTGCGGAAGACTAACTGTAAGGAGGGTGATTTACTTGTTCTCTTTGAGAACGAATTCACCGTAGTAGCCGATATTCGACTTATACTTTCCGCTGAGCGTTGCTCCTTTCATCAAACCAATCCACTGGTACTGATGCCCGCGAATGGTCGCCTTGCCTGACAGGTTGTATTGACTGCCTGTGGATTTAAACTGAAAGGTCGCCTCATATTTGAAAGGATCCCCTTTAAACAGCCCGGTAAAGGTGGCTTTCCAGCTCCCCTTCTCGTCAGACGTAGCGACACATTTCAAGGGGCCCGTCGTATTGTACTTGCGGTTATTCCATTTCCCTTCCCAGGTCCGTGTCTCCCCAGCCCGGACCTGGGAAAGGCAGAACATCCCCAGCACTGCAATCAGCATGAATCGTGACATCGTCGCCTGCTCCTGCCTGAATCGAATTTCGAGTGAGAAAAATCATCTCTCTGACTGAAACTCGTCAAAGCGCTGACAGCAGCGACATTTTTGGTCCCTTTTTTCTGGAACCTGATATCAATCTCTCAGATATTTGCGTCCCCAACTACGCTAAACTACTGACAGGATACAGGTTGCGAAACGGTCATATTCGTGTTTCGCGGGAATCAGGCACTCTTCCGCAAAGAGTAAGGTTTAGAATTCGTTTTTAGCGAAGCAGCGCTTTCAGACTGCGTCGAATTACCAGTCGACAGATTTCGGCGGAGCCTTCGTTTGCAGTGCTGATTGTAGAGGATGCGGGAATAGCGTCCGTAGTGCAGATCGAGGACGCCGGTAGTACTGACGAAGGCCAGAATCGAACCGATGGTGACCTTGGGATAAACGCAGGCAAACCGCTTTTCATAGCGCGGTCGAAAGCGGCTCTTAAAATGTCGCAAGCCGGTAAAATCAAAAATACTGGTCAGATAATTTTCTGCAAATCGCAAGCCGTGCCTCACCAGCGCACTGTCCCCGGGCAGGCGGTGACAGTCACGCCCCAGATCCAGACAGAGCCCGGCCTGCGCAACACCTTCCTGTTTCAGCTGCTGTAATACGAAATGAATCAGGAAGGCCATGGTGCCTTTAACCGAATCCAGGCGATGCCGATAGAGTTCTGTCGCCCAACCGGTCCCATTCAAAATGGGATTACAGATCACAAAGCCTTCGATCCGTCCCTGGTATCGGGCAACGAACAGGCGCCGTCGCCCGAGTGCATGATTGTCAATTCGTCCCTCAAAAAATCGCATCGCTTTTTTTTGAGGTTTACGCGTCAACGATTCGTCGGCGACTTCAATGACCTCGGAGATGATATCGGACCAGTGCACCGGATGCAGTTGATCTGGACGAACTTCGCAGGCGGTCATCCCCTGCCGGAGGCAATAATTGGTCTGTCGGCGGACCCATTCATAGTCTTTTCCCTGCCAGGTGCAGGTATCCAGATCGATCATCGGGTCTTCGCCCCACTTGGTCACCTGAAACTGCATTTCCTGGAACAGGGGAAGATCTGCTTCTCCGATGTTGTGAAAAGCAATTGATAGTCGGTTCTGTTTTGCATACTCCAGAAATTCGCGTACCAGTTGAGGCTTATGGGGTTCGGGAGCAATCAGGCCTCCGCCGATGATGATATGCCGGTACCAGCGTTTGTAGGAGATCAATCCCCGTTTCCCCTGAGACCAGAACAGATCACGATCCGGTTCGGAAGCCAGATAGGAATCAAAATATCTGCCATGCTCAAAAATAAAATCGCGCAGTTCTGTTTCTGTGTGCTCCTCAGGCAGGCCCAGCGGTTCGTGATCGAATGCCTGATGCGAGGGATCGATCCGCCACTGTGTCCCAGCTTGTTCAAAACGGTCTGCGTTCTGACTGGTCAGCTGGTCGACGGGCAAGCCCTGGCGTGTCTGCCCCTGATCGCTCTGATGCAGTTGCAGGCCCTGTCTGGAATGAGAATCAGCTGACGACATTGGTGTGCTCCGAAAATTAACGGACCGTGGTACGGAACTTCCTCGTGTGGGAGGCAGGATTTAAAATGAATCTCTTCTTCAACTCAGGCAGCCCGTTTCTGAACTTCTGCATCCTCAGACTGCTGAACCAGGCTCTGCGGGTGCATCAGAAAGCCGCGCAGCGTATTGATGAACGCTGCAGACTGATTTCCGTTGACCATACGATGGTCCAGCCGCACAAACAGGGAAGCCTGTTTACGCACGACGACTTTGTCATCCACAACGACAGGGCGTTTTTCAGTCGCTCCCATGGTGACGGCGATACAGTATGCATTCAGCGGGAGCGACGCGGGTTTATGGGCAATCAACGGCGGTGCACCGGAGAATCCCAGATAATTGACGAATGCCCCGGCATGATTCAGTCCCTGCTGCCAGGGCCAGATGGTGGGAGCCCGAAGCCAGTTGCCGGCCGTGAATCCAACTTTTGATGTGTGTAGAATCCAGGAAAGCCGGAGCCAGTGACCCAGGTTGATCAATGCGTTTTTAAACGTCGATCCCTCTTTGACGCGTTTTTTATCACGGGCCACCTGCATCGATTTTTCTCGGGCAGATTCCCAGAAGAAACCCGCGATCTCGTCGAGTGAATAATCTTCGGCTTTCCGCATGAAGACACAATCGACTTCGCCCGTGCTGGTCTGCAGCATCGGCATGACGATATTCACGCCCTCGTACTGATAAACTTTTTTCCCAATCACCCGGCGGTTGACTTCTGGATGCTGTCGCAGGCTTTCAGCCACGGCACGGACCAGAACATGCGCGGGAGTGAGCAACGTGCGGTTGCGGCTGCGCTGCTCTTCCAGAAAGGATTCCAACTCTTCGGTATCGACCGTGGTTCCCCAGACGAGCATCGGATCGCAACGGAGCGATGTACTCGCGAGATAGGTGGTATTGATCCAGCCAATCTCGGAGAGTGGCACCGGTTTACTCTTTGTCGCCCAATACATATCAGACATCCTGTCTATTGGATTTGTAATACTCTGACGTCCTGTCCAGAGTAGTTTCAGGCAGCTTTTTTCTGCTCTGCCTGTCGCTCTGAAATCAGCTGAGAAATCGTGGCGGGATTTTTAAATAAATCTGGTCTGATATCCTGAAAATCGAGTCGTACTTCAAAATCAGATTCGACGAAGACCAGCAGGTCCATCATCGTCAGGGAATCCAGCAGACCGGAATCAATCAGTTCGGTGCTGTCAGTAATTGTCTGTCCTGTGATGGAGCTGAGAAATTCAACCAGTTGTTCCTGAATCGATGCACTCATTAGTCGTGTCCTTTGCAGTTGCAGACGAAAGTTAAGATTACAGATCGCCGACTGCTGCCAGTTCTGACAGCTTGACCCGATCGACTTTCATGGCGTGATTTAATGGTATTTTCTGTAAGATCCGGATCCGGTCCGGTACGAGTTGGCGTGGCAGCTGGCTACGACAGACACTCAGCATTTCTGCTTCCGTGAGTCCCGCATCTTCTGGAGTGGTTTCGATGTACAATGCCAGCCGCGTACCTGTATTTTTTGCTTCAAAGGGGACCGCCACCGCCTGCGACAGGGGAAAAGTTCGCAACGCGAATTGCTCCAGATCTGCCGGATGCACGCGATAACCGGATATTTTGACCAGTGAATTTCGTCGACCCTTGATGACGATTCTGCCTGACTGATCGAAAGTGGCCAGATCTCCCGTATAGAGCCAGCCGTTGTGTATCCGTTTGCGGGTCTCTTCCGCATCTCTCCAGTAGCACTGCATGATGTTGGGGCCACGCGCCCGCAGCTCGCCAACCGTTCCTGCAGTCACAAGTTGTCCACTTCCATCAACTATCTGCAGCGTTACTCCAGGTATTGCCTGACCGATGGTTCCGTCACTTACACCGACGAGTTGCTCCGGTGGTACGTAGGCCAAGCGAGCTGTAGCTTCCGTCTGGCCGTACATGACAAAGAAACGGGCCGGATGGATGACATCACTGATTTCTACAGCCTGTGTATGAGGCAGGGCACCTCCCGCAACAGACATATAACGCAGATGTGGAAACTGCGTCTGCTTAAACGAAGTTCGTTCCAGCAGAATCCGAAACAGGTCGGGGACGGCTGAGAGACTGGTGCATTCATGGCGGATCATTGCTTCCAGAATGCTTTCAGGAAAAATGGTATTCCCGTCCAGAATCAGGTGCGCCCCCTGTAGAATGTGAGACTGCAGTACAGAGTTTCCAAACGCATGATGGAAAGGCAGGATGCATAAAGGCCGTTCGTCTGCCTGCAACTGAAGGTAATCCTGGATCGATTGTGCGTTAGAGATCAAGTTCCCATGACTCAGCATGACCCCCTTGGGCATCCCACTGGAACCGGATGTAAAGAAAATCGCAGCCAGGCTCATCGCAGAGCGTGCAACCGGCTGGAGTGTATTTACTGGAACTGTTCCGGTCACAGATTCCTCTGAATCCATGCCCTTTACAGTATATTCTTCCAGATCCGGGTGACGCCTTAAAACCGGGGTGGTTGTAATCGTACAAATCGCCTGCGTTGAATCCAGAATATTCTTTAGCGCGCCGCTCTCCGTATTCGCTGGAACAGGCACAACGACACCGCCAGCGAACAAGACTGCATAGAAAGCAGCGATATACTCCACGGAATTGGGAACCAGCAGTACAACACGGCTTCCAGATTCAAAACCGGCGACCTCAGACAGCTGTTCGGAAATTTGTCTGACCAGCAAAATCAGCTCACCATAACTCAAGGTCCGCTCAGATGTGGAAATCGCGGGTTGCTCACTATGCAGAGCTGTGATTTCCAGTAGTCGATCGACCAACCCTGCTCCCGTACTTTCAGAGGTCACCTCCTCCAAAAGGGTTATGGGAGAAGCTGCAAGCGGATGCTCGACCAGCCTGAGGCTGGAGAGAAAGTCTATGGGGAAGTGCATACGATACGGTCTCAAAGTGTAAATTGCTCTCTTCAGAGAGAGTCCCTCTGACCGTAGTAGATCGGAGGGTAATTTCCCTCATCCTTATCGGCGTTCCATGATCGTTTGCACCGCTGAATCGGTATACATACCCCCGTTTTTATCAGGACGACCAGACCAAACACCCTATTCCACCCATCTGCCCAACCAGAACGAACATCACAGGGGATATAAAGGGATTTACACCTAATCTATTCAGAACTATCATCCACCCGTTCAGTAAATAGCCGATACCACTGATTGTGGCCTTTTCTCCAGCAACAATCTCCGGCTGACCTTTATGTGCCATTCAAACTTTCTCTATTTCCGAGTAAGTCCCATGCAAGTGAAGACTTCGAATCTGGAAAAGCCACAAACCCTGCCCCTGCTCATTGAACCGGCCGATCAGGGGTCTGCCTCCCTGAGTGACCTGATTGAATACATCTCACGGGAACGGAACTGGCTGGATCAGACTCTGCTTGAGCAGGGAGGCGTGTTGCTGCGTGGATTCACCATTCAGGAAATTGATGAATTTCAGGACGTGGCCCAGGCGCTGATTCCAGAGTTAAAGCCGTACGTCGAAGGGCAGTCTCCCCGCACAAAAGTGACCGGGAACGTATATACTTCCACCGAATTTCCTGCCCAGTTTCGCATCACGCTGCACAACGAGCTTTCCTATACCAAGTCGCCCCCGCCGCGAATAGTATTCCACTGTCATCTTGCTGCGGAGACCGGCGGAGAAACGCCAATCGTCGACTGCCGAAAGCTCTACCGTGAGATGTCAGCCGAGATTCTGGCGAAGTTCGAAGAACGGGGAGTCCGCTATGTTAAGAACATGCATGGGCAGGAGCGGGGGATCGGCAAGTCCTGGATGGATTATTTCGAAACCAATGATCGGGATCAGGTCGAAGCATACCTCAAAGACAACGACATCGAATTTGAATGGACGGCCGATGGAAACCTGCGTACCTGGTCCATCCGCCCCGGCACGCTGGCCCATCCAGTTACAGGAGAAATGCTCTGGTTTAACCAGGCGGATCTCTGGCATATCACCAATGTGAATGAACGAAACCGCGCTCAGCTGCTACAGCGGTTTGGAGAAGAAAACCTGCCAACCCACGCGTATTACGGAGATGGTTCCCCCATTACCGATGAGGATCTCGCTGGAGTCCGAAAGACCCTGTGGGAGACGGCCGTTATCTTCCCGTGGCAGCAGGGCGATGTGCTGGCCCTGGATAATTTCAGTGTCGCCCATGGCCGGATGCCTTATGCAGGACCACGGAAGATTCTCGTTGCAATGGGATAAATTTAGAGTTTTAAATGTCTAACCACTAAGGCAGGACGGTATGGCACATACAACGGCAGCACCTGAGTCAGACACAGATTCTGCTGCGATCTGGCTTCCCCAGGATCTTCAGCAGTCGCTGGAAAGGATGACCCGGGGACAGCGAATCGGGAACTGGCTGATCAATCCTTACAAAAATTATCTGATCCCTGCCAGTTGGCTCAAAAGATTACTACAGTCGAGTCAGAGCGAGTTACTCGCGGAGACCTTTCGCCGTCCTGGTGGCTGGAGGGCTATGGAAATCCTGTACCGGAAAGATGCACCGGTCGACCTGCTGGATCGACAGGCGATCCTGGATAACCCCATTTCCAGAGCTTCACGGAATCGATTGCAGACGGTAACCCAAATCCTGATCGATCTGATTCAGGCTTGTCAGTCGGACGGTCCCGTCATTCTCATGGGCGTCGGTGCTGGCCCGGGTCGTCATGTGCAGACCGCGATTTCTCGATTGCAGTTAAGCGCAGACGAAGTCCACGCCCACCTGATCGACCTGGACGATGATGCCTTTGAATACGGACAACAACTGGCAGAACAACTCGGAATTTCAGACTGTATCAGCTTCCTGCAGGGGGACGCGCGCGAGATTCAGACGGTATTACCCGATGTCAAACCGAATATCGTCAAACTGATCGGTCTCATCGAATACTTGAATGACCAGCAGTTACACGAACTGTTGTCCGCCCTGCATACAATCATGGTCCCGGGGGGAAACCTGGTCACACATGGGATTCTGGATCCCTGGCATGGTGCTCCCTCTCTCAAACGGATCTTCAATCTACAGCACATCAGACGCTCCGGCGATGATGTAAGACAGATGCTGGAAACCGTCGGATTTCGCGTCATCGACCAGGTAACCGAACCGATGGGAATCTATCCGATTGTGACCGCAGTGAAGCCGATGGTAGAGTAAGATTTAAGATTGTTATTTACGGCTTACGCTAACGTCTCAAATGTAATATTCGATGACGTGTTCCTCCTCGACGGACATCCGGTAATCGTGTCCTGGCGTGACCAGAGCGACATCATCCAACAGCAACTGCGCGACACGCATCGCCTGACCACGCAGTTCCGGAACTGCTGTGGTCTCCCAGAGAGTCCCCTTCATCAACGGTCCAACAGCGAACAGGAACTCAGAGGGATTTCCTTCCGCATCAATCACCGCGAAATCGGCACCGACATCGATGCCCATATCCAGTTCGTCTGGGCGGATGAGTCCCCGTTTGAGCAGATTCTGGAACAGCGGCACACTGGTGCCGGAAAATCCACAATTGGGTCCGGTGCAATTAATGACCAGTCCCCCCTCAAGTGACTGGGTTAAACCGGTTTTGTTCTGAACATCCACCACGACCTGATCATTCTGAGACGTGACTCCCGTGATTCTGCCCCGTACCACTTTGAGGCGTCCTTCGGTAATCGCTTCCGTCACCCGTTGATGAATAGGCTGCGCAATCCGATGTCTGATCACATTCCAGCGGGCAGCGTAACGTTTGAGAAATTCCTGTTTTTCTTCGAGGTCAAACTGCTGCCAGATCCGCTGCGTGTGGGGCCGCAGTCGATCGACGACGATGCCAGGGTTCTCACCAATCCGCTGCAGCTGTCGACAATGTTTTTCCAGTAACTGGACCAGGTTTTCGAGGCCCAGGCTCTCCGGCTCTTCTGGCAGGAAGTCGGGATATTCAATGCCGCGGAAATGAGCCTGCGGAATCATGCCGTTATGCGACACTGCGATCATATTCCCTTCCCAGCCCAGTTCGCTGAGCGTGAGAAAGACGTCGATCATCGACAATCCGGTGCCGAGCACAATGATGTCCTGATCGGGATCCGGAATCTTTTCCATCCAGTTCCCCCAGGGGTCTGCGCAATAGGCGGGATGCGTAAAATCTTCCCCGGCCAGTGAAGTGGGAGGCTGATTCCCTGTCGCCAGCAGCACGCGATCTGCTTCCAGCGTTGAGCCATCACGGAGTGTGATTTCTGCACTCCCGTCAAAACTGTAATCTATATCGACGGCTTCATTTTCGACGACGCGGATTTCCGCCGGATGATGTGAGTCAATCGGCTGCATGTAATTCGCGAGGATACTTCGCAGATAATCGCCATAGATCCGTCGGGGGACATAAGTCTCACGCAGTTGCGGATCGGGCAGGTCGCTGTAATCCACGCGAGTGCGTAACCAGTCCAGAAAGTGATTGGCATGGTCGGGAACAGCAGACATGTTGCGAGCGGCGACATTCAACAGATGTTCTTCCCGTTTCGTGCCATAAGCGACGCCACGTCCCAGTGGATAGCGGTCGTTGATCAGTTGAATGCAGAGCGGACCGTCACTCAATCGTGCCAGATTCACCGCTGCCATGGTCCCGCTGAATCCGCCTCCAATAATCGCCACTGTCTTCATGAGAGTCCGGTCCTTTCGCACACCGCGTCGACCGGAGTAGAAGGGTTCCGGCTGTGAGTGTGTCACTCAGAATGTTTGCTGATGGAATGACTGCGATCTGACTCAGGGAGTCTTCTGAATTGTACCCAGATCGTATTACCAGCAACAGACAACGGCCCATAAACGGCCCGGTCTCCATCAGCAGTCCTGCTGAACAATGGGCGTTTTGTTTCCCTGAGCATCAATGGCTACGTAGGTAAAGGCGGCTTCGGTCACTTTGAAACGGGGGCAGTCGGACGCTTCGTGTCGCAACACTGGCTGGACCCAGACCTCCAGCGACAGGGTAATCGATGTTGTCCCGATCCGATCAATCTGGCCAAAACAGCAGACAACATCTCCCACCTTGACCGGGCGAATGAATTTCATCGACTCTACTGCGATCGTGACGGTGCGGGTGCCGGCTACCTCTTTTGAGAGAATCCCTCCGGCAATATCCATCTGCGACATGATCCAGCCTCCGAAGATGTCTCCGTTGGCATTCGTATCCGCCGGCATGGCCAGCGTACGCAGTATCAGTTTTCCTTCCGGCAGGTCACAGAACTCTTCCATGGTTGTCGTTCCTGTTTCTCTGTTGTCGGTGATGGACGCGTCTCCCTGATACAACGAATACGTATCAGCTCAGTTCACGCGTGGAGGACGACCATTATTCTTGGCTACATGACTGCCCCAGACCAGCAGATTTTTACTACAGTCATCGCGATCGATCAGAACTTCAATAAAAGCAGGACCATTATGCGACTTTGCCGTTTTGATCGCCTCATCCAGTTCACCTTCGGTCGCCGCTTTACCACTCCAGCCATTGCCGTCCGCAGCATTGAAAACATGAACCAGATCAGCGTAGTTCCAGTTCTTGATATTGTTATACGGTCCGTCGTGAATTTCGACTTCGATGGTGTAACCGCCATTATTGATCAGGAAGATGATCGGATTCAGGTTGTACCGGATGATGGTTGAAATTTCCTGTGCGGTCAGCTGGAACGAGCCATCGCCGATCAATGCAATGGGCCGTCGTTCCGGCGCCCCGATACAGTATCCCAGCAGCGCTCCCACAGACCAGCCGATGGAACCGTATTGCATCTGGATTTCAAATCGGGATCCGGTCGGCAGATTGAGCTGCATACCGTTGAACCAGGAATCTCCCGTTTCTGCAATGACGGCTGAATCTGCGGTCAGCATCTGTTGGACACGCGAAACCAGCTGTCGGGTCGAGAGAGGCGTCTCGGGGGCACCAGCAGATAGTGCAGGCGGATCTTCCTGAATTCGTTTATAAGCGACCATGGAAGCATCGTTGGCTGTGATGCGGGGAGCCAGTTGCTCAAGGAACTCGGACAGTTTCACATTACTAAAAGTCTGATTCGGGCAGACTACGCTGTTGGGGCGAGCCTGAATCACCTTACTCGGGTCTACCAGTGCGGCGTGTCCCGTTGTCGTGTAATCGGTGAAAGTCGGGCCGGCGAACAGGCAGAGATCTGAAGAATCGACGATTTCGCCACAGCCAGGCGATCCGACAGGCCCCCAGTAAATGCCCATGTAATTCGGATGCTGTTCGTCAAAAAAGCCCTTGGCATTGGGCATACTGGCAATCGCGTAGCCTGAGGCATCAGCCAGCTTGTGAAAATTTTCCTCGGCTCCAAAGGAACGGAGCTTGACCCCCGAGACCAGAACGGGCTTGGCTGCGTTGTTGAGCAGATTCGCCACATGATCGACGGCTGCTTTGAGCGATACAGGGTCGCTGGCAGTGGGACCTCCAAAGGAGCGAACATTTGGTTTGGAGGTGATTGCATCCGCAATGTTGCAGGCGATTTCAATGTAGACCGGCTTACGAAACCGCAGGGCGGTCTGAATCGCATGGTCGATTTTCGTTGGAGCTTCATGGGGATCGCGGATCGTGACCGCTTCCGCTGTCACTTTGGAAAAGATATCTCGCTGGTAATCATAGTCCAGTTTCCCCAGTGTGTGATGCAACATTTCGAATTCGGCTTCAGAATTCGTATTCGGGCCGCCGGAAACAGCGATGACAGGCAGGTCTTCCGCATACGCTCCGGCAACAGCATTGAGCAGGCTCAGACCACCGACACTGTAAGTTACGAACACGGCACTGGCTCCACCGGTGGCCCGGGCATATCCGTCTGCAGCATAGCCGGCATTCAATTCATTACAGCAGGAGATCATCTCCAGATTCTTATTCTCCAGGATCCGGTCCAGCAGAACCAGGTTGTAGTCTCCCGGGACGGCGAAGTAATGCTTCAAGCCGATTTCTTCGAGACGGTCAGCCAGATAAGAACCGACGGTGGTGGTACAATGGTCAGTCATGAGTATTCCTTACAGACAAAAAATGCTGGCGAGACGATCAGTCGAATTAGAGAGACTTGTAT
This window harbors:
- a CDS encoding bifunctional lysylphosphatidylglycerol flippase/synthetase MprF, whose amino-acid sequence is MSSADSHSRQGLQLHQSDQGQTRQGLPVDQLTSQNADRFEQAGTQWRIDPSHQAFDHEPLGLPEEHTETELRDFIFEHGRYFDSYLASEPDRDLFWSQGKRGLISYKRWYRHIIIGGGLIAPEPHKPQLVREFLEYAKQNRLSIAFHNIGEADLPLFQEMQFQVTKWGEDPMIDLDTCTWQGKDYEWVRRQTNYCLRQGMTACEVRPDQLHPVHWSDIISEVIEVADESLTRKPQKKAMRFFEGRIDNHALGRRRLFVARYQGRIEGFVICNPILNGTGWATELYRHRLDSVKGTMAFLIHFVLQQLKQEGVAQAGLCLDLGRDCHRLPGDSALVRHGLRFAENYLTSIFDFTGLRHFKSRFRPRYEKRFACVYPKVTIGSILAFVSTTGVLDLHYGRYSRILYNQHCKRRLRRNLSTGNSTQSESAASLKTNSKPYSLRKSA
- a CDS encoding 2-oxo acid dehydrogenase subunit E2; this translates as MYWATKSKPVPLSEIGWINTTYLASTSLRCDPMLVWGTTVDTEELESFLEEQRSRNRTLLTPAHVLVRAVAESLRQHPEVNRRVIGKKVYQYEGVNIVMPMLQTSTGEVDCVFMRKAEDYSLDEIAGFFWESAREKSMQVARDKKRVKEGSTFKNALINLGHWLRLSWILHTSKVGFTAGNWLRAPTIWPWQQGLNHAGAFVNYLGFSGAPPLIAHKPASLPLNAYCIAVTMGATEKRPVVVDDKVVVRKQASLFVRLDHRMVNGNQSAAFINTLRGFLMHPQSLVQQSEDAEVQKRAA
- a CDS encoding acyl carrier protein, with the protein product MSASIQEQLVEFLSSITGQTITDSTELIDSGLLDSLTMMDLLVFVESDFEVRLDFQDIRPDLFKNPATISQLISERQAEQKKAA
- a CDS encoding class I adenylate-forming enzyme family protein; protein product: MVDRLLEITALHSEQPAISTSERTLSYGELILLVRQISEQLSEVAGFESGSRVVLLVPNSVEYIAAFYAVLFAGGVVVPVPANTESGALKNILDSTQAICTITTTPVLRRHPDLEEYTVKGMDSEESVTGTVPVNTLQPVARSAMSLAAIFFTSGSSGMPKGVMLSHGNLISNAQSIQDYLQLQADERPLCILPFHHAFGNSVLQSHILQGAHLILDGNTIFPESILEAMIRHECTSLSAVPDLFRILLERTSFKQTQFPHLRYMSVAGGALPHTQAVEISDVIHPARFFVMYGQTEATARLAYVPPEQLVGVSDGTIGQAIPGVTLQIVDGSGQLVTAGTVGELRARGPNIMQCYWRDAEETRKRIHNGWLYTGDLATFDQSGRIVIKGRRNSLVKISGYRVHPADLEQFALRTFPLSQAVAVPFEAKNTGTRLALYIETTPEDAGLTEAEMLSVCRSQLPRQLVPDRIRILQKIPLNHAMKVDRVKLSELAAVGDL
- a CDS encoding TauD/TfdA family dioxygenase, with product MQVKTSNLEKPQTLPLLIEPADQGSASLSDLIEYISRERNWLDQTLLEQGGVLLRGFTIQEIDEFQDVAQALIPELKPYVEGQSPRTKVTGNVYTSTEFPAQFRITLHNELSYTKSPPPRIVFHCHLAAETGGETPIVDCRKLYREMSAEILAKFEERGVRYVKNMHGQERGIGKSWMDYFETNDRDQVEAYLKDNDIEFEWTADGNLRTWSIRPGTLAHPVTGEMLWFNQADLWHITNVNERNRAQLLQRFGEENLPTHAYYGDGSPITDEDLAGVRKTLWETAVIFPWQQGDVLALDNFSVAHGRMPYAGPRKILVAMG
- a CDS encoding class I SAM-dependent methyltransferase family protein is translated as MAHTTAAPESDTDSAAIWLPQDLQQSLERMTRGQRIGNWLINPYKNYLIPASWLKRLLQSSQSELLAETFRRPGGWRAMEILYRKDAPVDLLDRQAILDNPISRASRNRLQTVTQILIDLIQACQSDGPVILMGVGAGPGRHVQTAISRLQLSADEVHAHLIDLDDDAFEYGQQLAEQLGISDCISFLQGDAREIQTVLPDVKPNIVKLIGLIEYLNDQQLHELLSALHTIMVPGGNLVTHGILDPWHGAPSLKRIFNLQHIRRSGDDVRQMLETVGFRVIDQVTEPMGIYPIVTAVKPMVE
- a CDS encoding FAD/NAD(P)-binding protein, translating into MTHSQPEPFYSGRRGVRKDRTLMKTVAIIGGGFSGTMAAVNLARLSDGPLCIQLINDRYPLGRGVAYGTKREEHLLNVAARNMSAVPDHANHFLDWLRTRVDYSDLPDPQLRETYVPRRIYGDYLRSILANYMQPIDSHHPAEIRVVENEAVDIDYSFDGSAEITLRDGSTLEADRVLLATGNQPPTSLAGEDFTHPAYCADPWGNWMEKIPDPDQDIIVLGTGLSMIDVFLTLSELGWEGNMIAVSHNGMIPQAHFRGIEYPDFLPEEPESLGLENLVQLLEKHCRQLQRIGENPGIVVDRLRPHTQRIWQQFDLEEKQEFLKRYAARWNVIRHRIAQPIHQRVTEAITEGRLKVVRGRITGVTSQNDQVVVDVQNKTGLTQSLEGGLVINCTGPNCGFSGTSVPLFQNLLKRGLIRPDELDMGIDVGADFAVIDAEGNPSEFLFAVGPLMKGTLWETTAVPELRGQAMRVAQLLLDDVALVTPGHDYRMSVEEEHVIEYYI
- the yciA gene encoding acyl-CoA thioester hydrolase YciA, with the protein product MEEFCDLPEGKLILRTLAMPADTNANGDIFGGWIMSQMDIAGGILSKEVAGTRTVTIAVESMKFIRPVKVGDVVCCFGQIDRIGTTSITLSLEVWVQPVLRHEASDCPRFKVTEAAFTYVAIDAQGNKTPIVQQDC
- a CDS encoding alpha-keto acid decarboxylase family protein, with amino-acid sequence MTDHCTTTVGSYLADRLEEIGLKHYFAVPGDYNLVLLDRILENKNLEMISCCNELNAGYAADGYARATGGASAVFVTYSVGGLSLLNAVAGAYAEDLPVIAVSGGPNTNSEAEFEMLHHTLGKLDYDYQRDIFSKVTAEAVTIRDPHEAPTKIDHAIQTALRFRKPVYIEIACNIADAITSKPNVRSFGGPTASDPVSLKAAVDHVANLLNNAAKPVLVSGVKLRSFGAEENFHKLADASGYAIASMPNAKGFFDEQHPNYMGIYWGPVGSPGCGEIVDSSDLCLFAGPTFTDYTTTGHAALVDPSKVIQARPNSVVCPNQTFSNVKLSEFLEQLAPRITANDASMVAYKRIQEDPPALSAGAPETPLSTRQLVSRVQQMLTADSAVIAETGDSWFNGMQLNLPTGSRFEIQMQYGSIGWSVGALLGYCIGAPERRPIALIGDGSFQLTAQEISTIIRYNLNPIIFLINNGGYTIEVEIHDGPYNNIKNWNYADLVHVFNAADGNGWSGKAATEGELDEAIKTAKSHNGPAFIEVLIDRDDCSKNLLVWGSHVAKNNGRPPRVN